AGAATAAAGAGTGACCAAGTACAATGATATTGTTTCGTATGAAACAAAAATTATATATAACTTTTGTCACTCTCTTTTTAACAAACAATAAAAAAAGATTCTAACGAAACAATATTTAATGAAGGAGGAGCATACCTGCCTATGGAAATCGTGAATCCGAAGACATTGACGGATAAGGTTACATCTGTAATTTCTCATGTCGTGGTAACTACTGCCTCTAAACTGGCCTTCATTTCAGGTCAGGTTTCTGTAGATGAAACGGGAGCATTGGTCGGTTCAGGGGACTATTACGCGCAAGCAATTCAAGTGTTTACCAATCTTAAGTATGCATTGGAAGCCGCGCGGGCGGATCCATTGTACATTGCAAAAATGAATATTTTTGTGGTAAACCACAACCCGGAACTGATTTCGATTATTTTTGACGCCGGATTTCATGTGTTTGGCCCTAACTGGCCGAAGACAGCAAGTACCTATATAGGCGTTCAAGCACTAGCCGATCCTGAATGGCTTATCGAAATAGACGCTATCGTGATCTTCCCATAATATTTAAGAAAAGAGGTTATTTATATGAAATATGAAGTCATCCTTATCGGTGGCGGACCTGTCGGCATGATGTTGGCTGGAGAATTGGCATTAGCCGGTGTAAAGGTCTGCGTTATTGAGCGATTAAAAGAGACAACTCCATATTCACGTGCGCTTACCGTACATCCACGAACCCTTGAAATATTAGATATGCGTGGAGTGAAATCGAAATTAATCAGTAAAGGCCGCTTACTTTCAAGAGGGCATTTTGCCGGATTAGAAACTCCTTTGGATTTTTCGATGTTGGATTCTTCTTCCAATCACACCCTCTTTTTACCGCAAAGTGAGACGGAGCAGGTGTTGGAGGAATGGGCGCTTAGCCTTGGCGCAGAGGTCTGGAGAGAGGTTGAGGCTCTATCTGTGCATCAGGATGAGGATGGGGTTGACGTTAAGATCGCGGGACCTCATGGAGAAACAACGTTAAAATCTGCTTATGTGGTAGGTACGGATGGAGCTAGAAGTTTGGTTCGCAAACATGCAAATATATCATTCGAAGGTACAGATGCGACCTTCACGGCTATTCTGGGCGATGCCGTTCTATCTGATTTAGCTCCTATGAGTGTCATATCCCGGATTACAGAAAAAGGATTGGTCAGCATCATGCCAATCAATGATCATATCTATCGAGTCTTGATGATCGATATGGAGAGACGTAACATCTCTAAGGATGAGACCGTTACATTGGAAGAGTTTCGTTCATCGCTCATCCGTACGACCGGAAGCGACTTGGGATTGAACGATGTGAAATGGATGTCCCGTTTCGGAAATGCTACGCGGCAAGCGGGACGCTATCGGAATGTTCGATTGTTCTTGGCGGGAGATTCGGCGCACATTCATTTTCCCGCTGGTGGACAGGGAATGAACGTCGGCTTACAAGAAGCGATGAACTTAGGCTGGAAGCTTGCAGGAGCAATCAAAGGCTGGGCCCCGGACTGGCTATTGGACAGTTATCATGCCGAACGTTTTCCATGGAATACGGCCTTGCTCCGGAATACCGAGGTCCAAACCCTGCTTCTGGACGTGACTCCTCCTATCACGGAACTGCGAAGCATGCTGGCTGATCTGATTCAAATACCGGAGGCTAATTATCAAATCGCTGCACAAATTTCCGCAATGGATGTACATTATGCACCCGACGCCGAAGCGCCTCCCCATCCTTTAAACGGGAAACGGTTCAAGGATCTCAGCTTAAAGCTGAAAGACGGGCAATTGGTGAACTCCTATCCGCTCCTGCACAAAGGTACTTTTCTTCTGTTGCATTTCCATTCTAATGAACAGAATAGCGGCCAATGGGAAACGTATAGCCATCTTCAAGTTGTACATGCCTCTTTGGCTGAGGCTGACGCGGATTGGAACGACGTCCACACGGCGCTTATTCGGCCGGATGGACATATTGCCTGGGCGATTCCACTATCCGATCCGAATCCAATGCAAACCATAAATGAAGGAATCACTCGCTGGTGCGGAAACATTACGGATTAGTAATTCGTTTGAGGTGTGTAACTGCCTCCCCCTTACCCAGCTAAGGCAAGGTCTGTAGATGATTGAACAAGCACCGTCCTTTATGTCAATGGAATCAAGTTTTTATCCTCAGGTTGGGATAAAACTTGATTCCTTAAATCCCTCTACGTTATGGCTATCTTAGTTTTGATGGTATGTCATTAAAATAGACACCTCTTCAATATAAATCGGCGTTGCAATGGCCTTATCGGCAGGATCAAAAACCTCCAACTTAGAAAGTTACCATGGTTCTAAAAAAAGACGCCCCAGCGCTGAACCATGCTCCTTCTACCCTCGCTAATTTTATTCCTCG
Above is a window of Paenibacillus sp. FSL K6-1330 DNA encoding:
- a CDS encoding RidA family protein, which produces MEIVNPKTLTDKVTSVISHVVVTTASKLAFISGQVSVDETGALVGSGDYYAQAIQVFTNLKYALEAARADPLYIAKMNIFVVNHNPELISIIFDAGFHVFGPNWPKTASTYIGVQALADPEWLIEIDAIVIFP
- a CDS encoding monooxygenase, which produces MKYEVILIGGGPVGMMLAGELALAGVKVCVIERLKETTPYSRALTVHPRTLEILDMRGVKSKLISKGRLLSRGHFAGLETPLDFSMLDSSSNHTLFLPQSETEQVLEEWALSLGAEVWREVEALSVHQDEDGVDVKIAGPHGETTLKSAYVVGTDGARSLVRKHANISFEGTDATFTAILGDAVLSDLAPMSVISRITEKGLVSIMPINDHIYRVLMIDMERRNISKDETVTLEEFRSSLIRTTGSDLGLNDVKWMSRFGNATRQAGRYRNVRLFLAGDSAHIHFPAGGQGMNVGLQEAMNLGWKLAGAIKGWAPDWLLDSYHAERFPWNTALLRNTEVQTLLLDVTPPITELRSMLADLIQIPEANYQIAAQISAMDVHYAPDAEAPPHPLNGKRFKDLSLKLKDGQLVNSYPLLHKGTFLLLHFHSNEQNSGQWETYSHLQVVHASLAEADADWNDVHTALIRPDGHIAWAIPLSDPNPMQTINEGITRWCGNITD